TTCGAAAAGCGCCGTGACAATGGCTGGCCACTCGTCAACACCATGCGCGACCTTGCCCGTCGCCGCGAGCCTTTCAACACTTCGCTCTCGCTTCTCCCCTTGGTGCAGGACTTCCGGCAGGTGCACCGCGACAGCGATCTGTTCGCGGCTTGGAAGCACCTGCATGAGCGCAACCGCTGGCCCTTTATCGAGCATCCGCCTGAATGGGTCTATTTCCCCCCGGTCGATGACGGGGCTGACGATCTCGAAGCGGCAGTTGACGCCGCGCTTTCCAAATTCCTTACCACCATCAGCGAGGGACGCTCCAATGATGCATAACGTGAAGATTTATGCCGCCAGCAAGCCGGTCAACCCGGAGCTTTATGACCTGTCGCGCTTTGCGTCTCTGTTCGACCAGATGCAGAACGCGAAGCGACTCAACGTCACCATGCTTTCCATGGCGGCGGAGAATCAGCCGGGAAAACACGAATGGTTCGTCGTGGAGACGAAGCACAAGGCGGAAAAAGCTGTTGAAGACGCCCTTAGCAAAGCCGGTGTGAAAACTTTTTTGCCCGTGGAGAACGTCGGTAAACAGGTCGTTCGTGGTCGGGTTATCCATGATGTTTTGCGCCCGTTGATGCCCGGTTATGTGCTGGTCAACATCGTGTATTCTCCCGCAGCGGTATGCGGGATTGCCCGGCTGGAAGGTGTGGCGGGCTTCGTCGGCGGCATGATCACGCCGCATCGTGTATCAGACGAGGAAATGAATCGATTCAAGCTCTTCGGTACTCAAGAGCTTGATCTTGATTTGGAGCACTGCAAGAGCTTTCGACGTGGCGATAAGGTCCGCTTTAGCGGCGGGCCGTTCGCGGGTTTCACCGGCCATGTCACCAAACTGCGCAAGGATAAGGTGGTTGACGGCGAGCGCATTGCGAGCGGGGCAATCATCGCCGTAGAGATGTTTGGTGCGGTTACGCCTGTCGAAACCACTCTTGCATTGCTCGAAAAGTTGTGACTATGCATAGCACAGGATGATCTGCTGATCCTGTGCAAGCGCGTCGGTTTCGACCGGCGAGTGGAGTTTAAACCTCCCACGCGGGTATGCCGGGTAGACCCTGCCTTGACCCTCTCGCCAGAGAGACCGATTCAAGGCCAGTGCGACAGCTATATCATCGGCGGACTTGAGCGAAAGGCGACCCTAACCCGGTCGCCTTTTTCGTTTGCATAGGGTGTAGGCAACTTCCGGGAAAATCTGACGATGGCTGTTCTGTCCATGAAATGGGCCGACCGCAATCTTGCGGAATACGGCGACCGGATAGCGGAACTGAAACGGCGCTTTCCGACCGTTCTGCCCCGCATCGTCAATCAGGTCGGCAACAGGACGAAAACCGTTGTCATCCGCGAATTGACAAAACAGACGGGCTTGCCGCGTGCCACCATCGTCAAGGCCATCGGCAATCCGGCAACCGCAAAGCCGGGCCGGTTCGTCTATGACATGACCACGCGGGGCGGCAACATTCGCCTCAAATATCTGCGCCCGAAGGAAACCGAAACCGGTGTCGTGGCGCGACCATTCGGCAAACCGACGCTCTATCCCGGCGCGTTCCTGCGTGGCGGGCAGTTCCCCGACCGTAAGCCGGTGGCGCAGTTCAACGGCCATGCCTATTACCGGCTCAATCGCTCCGGCACGAAGATCACCTTCGCCCGCTCGGGCGTCTTCATCCCGAAGGAAATGACCAGCGGCGCGACAGCCGAAGCTTTCCAGCGCATCGCAGCGCCATTGCTGAAAGAGCGGGTCGAAGCCGCCCTTGCCAAGCTGGTCCCCTGACCGGCCACCCCGACCCCCGGTCGCGACCCGCCCCATACCCCCCCCCCTCGGTCGGGTCCTCCCCCAAAAGAGGCCAAGTAGCGGGTGTGGGCGACTGCGGGATTTCGCTCTGTGAAGAAAATTATAGGGGGGTTCCACCGCCCTTTCGATGGAATCGGAATCAGATGGCAAAGAGCTATCCTGACGAGTTGCGTGAACAGGTCGTGGCCTTCATGGACGAGGGCCATACGGTTCGGGAGGCGGCGGCAAAGTTCAACGTCAGCCCGAGTTTCGCGGCCAAATCGCACAAGAAACATGCGGAAGCTGGCGAAAGCCTCCCGCTGCATACCGAAACGGCACCTGCCGAACCGGAAAAGCCTTCGCTCGATATCGAAATCACCGCATCCGAACTGGCGGAACTGCTGAAGGTTTCGAAGCGGGCGGTCTCGGATTTCGTGGAACGTGGAATCGTGGTGAAGACAGAACGGAATCGCTTCGATCTTCGCCAGTCCATCCAGCTTTATTGCGAGCATTTGCGTGGTGTTGCCGCCGGTCGCGGCGGTGACGGCGCGGATGTTCTGACCGCCGAACGCGCCCGACTGGCGCGCGAACAGGCCGACCAGACGGCCATGAAAAACGCGGCAATGCGCCGCGAACTGGTTTCGATGACGGACGTGCGAAACGAGTGGGTTTCGATAGGCCGACGCATCCGCAACGCTGTCCTGTCAGTGCCTTCACGTTGCCGCCAGATGCTGCCGCATCTCACGACCTACGATGTTGACCTGATCGGGCAGGAAATCCGGTCGGCGCTTTCCGAACTTGGTGACGAGGACGATGACAACGGCGCTGGCGACATTGCGGCGAGCGGTATGGGACAGCTTGTTGCCGCCGCCGAAACTTCGGCTGTCGGAATGGATTGAACATACCGTCCATCTGCCGGAGGGCGTTTCTTCGCTGACCGGCAGGGTTCGGCTGTGGCCCCCGCAGCGTGAAATCGCCGATGCCATTGGCGATGGCGCTATTGAGCGGGTAACGCTGGTCAAGCCGGTCCGCGTCGGCTTCACGACGCTGCTGACCAGTGCCATGGCAAGCTTCTGTTCGAACGACCCGTCGCCGATCCTTTCGCTTCTGCCGACAGAGGCCGACTGCCGCGACTATATGGTTTCGGACGTTGAACCGATTTTCGATGCCTCGCCAGCGCTTCGCGGTCTTTTGACCGGCGATACCAGCGAAGGCGGACGCAACACCCTTCTTGCCCGTCGCTTTCCCGGCGGGTTCCTGAAAGTCATTGCCGCCAAGGCACCGCGCAACCTGCGCCGTCACAATGTCCGCATCCTTTTCATTGACGAAGCGGACGGCATGGATGCGACGAAGGAAGGGTCGCCGATCCTGCTGGCGGAACGCCGCACACTGTCGTTTGCGGACCGCAAGATTGTCATGGGTTCGACGCCTGTTTACGAGGCGACCAGCCATGTGTTGCGGGCCTATGAGCAATCGGACAGGCGTATTTATGAGGTGCCTTGCCCGGAGTGCGGTCACTTCCATGAAATCACATGGGCCGATATCCATTGGCCCGAAGGCGAACCGGAAAAGGCGTATTATGTTTGCGTCGAATGCGGCTCTGTGGTGGAAGAACGGCACAAGCCGGGCATGGTGGCGAATGGCCGCTGGCGCGCTCTTCGACCGGAAATCAAGGATCATGCCGGTTTCCGCATGAACGCCCTGATTTCTCTTCTGCCTAACGCCTCCTGGGGGCGGCTGGCGCGGGAATTCGTTACGGTCAAAAACGACCCTTCGACCTTGCAAACCTTCGTCAACACCATCCTTGCCCAAGGGTGGAAAGAGGACGGCGACGAACTGGACGATATCGAGCTTGCGGGTCGGGCCGAAGATTTCGGGCTGGAAAATATCCCGATCCAAGTGCTGATTATCACGGTCGGCGTTGACGTGCAGGATGATCGTCTGGAAGCAACCTTCGTCGGTTGGGACAAAGAGGGCATCCCGTACGTTCTCGGCCATACCGTTGTGTGGGGTCGCTACGATGATCATACCACATGGGCCGAACTGGATGTCGCCCTGACCACGCAATGGGACCATCCCCTTGGCGGCAAGATCAAAGTCGATGCCGTTTGCGTCGATAGCTCGGACGGCGAGACGATGGAAACGGTCTATCGCTTCGCGTTCCCGCGCTTCAATCGCCGCGTTCTGGCGATCAAGGGCGCTGCGGGTAACCGGCCATGGATTGAGCGCTCCAAAACGAACGTGAAGGGCGGACGCCTTTTCATCGTCGGCGTGGACGGCATCAAGAGCCACATTTTCGGCAGGCTGGCCCGGCCCAAGTCAATCCGGTTTTCAAAGGACTTGCCGGAAGTCTGGTACGAGCAGCTTGCGGGCGAAAAGATGGAGGTCCGCTATCTGCGCGGCCAGCCAAGCCGCCAGTTCGTACCGATACCGGGCCGACGCCACGAAGCGCTCGA
The Agrobacterium cucumeris DNA segment above includes these coding regions:
- a CDS encoding phage terminase large subunit family protein, whose amino-acid sequence is MPPPKLRLSEWIEHTVHLPEGVSSLTGRVRLWPPQREIADAIGDGAIERVTLVKPVRVGFTTLLTSAMASFCSNDPSPILSLLPTEADCRDYMVSDVEPIFDASPALRGLLTGDTSEGGRNTLLARRFPGGFLKVIAAKAPRNLRRHNVRILFIDEADGMDATKEGSPILLAERRTLSFADRKIVMGSTPVYEATSHVLRAYEQSDRRIYEVPCPECGHFHEITWADIHWPEGEPEKAYYVCVECGSVVEERHKPGMVANGRWRALRPEIKDHAGFRMNALISLLPNASWGRLAREFVTVKNDPSTLQTFVNTILAQGWKEDGDELDDIELAGRAEDFGLENIPIQVLIITVGVDVQDDRLEATFVGWDKEGIPYVLGHTVVWGRYDDHTTWAELDVALTTQWDHPLGGKIKVDAVCVDSSDGETMETVYRFAFPRFNRRVLAIKGAAGNRPWIERSKTNVKGGRLFIVGVDGIKSHIFGRLARPKSIRFSKDLPEVWYEQLAGEKMEVRYLRGQPSRQFVPIPGRRHEALDCTVYAFAARQMVNANWAHREGELSTPPEAAVATYTQEIAKPEWLA
- a CDS encoding MerR family transcriptional regulator — protein: MAKSYPDELREQVVAFMDEGHTVREAAAKFNVSPSFAAKSHKKHAEAGESLPLHTETAPAEPEKPSLDIEITASELAELLKVSKRAVSDFVERGIVVKTERNRFDLRQSIQLYCEHLRGVAAGRGGDGADVLTAERARLAREQADQTAMKNAAMRRELVSMTDVRNEWVSIGRRIRNAVLSVPSRCRQMLPHLTTYDVDLIGQEIRSALSELGDEDDDNGAGDIAASGMGQLVAAAETSAVGMD
- the nusG gene encoding transcription termination/antitermination protein NusG; protein product: MMHNVKIYAASKPVNPELYDLSRFASLFDQMQNAKRLNVTMLSMAAENQPGKHEWFVVETKHKAEKAVEDALSKAGVKTFLPVENVGKQVVRGRVIHDVLRPLMPGYVLVNIVYSPAAVCGIARLEGVAGFVGGMITPHRVSDEEMNRFKLFGTQELDLDLEHCKSFRRGDKVRFSGGPFAGFTGHVTKLRKDKVVDGERIASGAIIAVEMFGAVTPVETTLALLEKL